A genomic stretch from Candidatus Ishikawaella capsulata Mpkobe includes:
- the dxs gene encoding 1-deoxy-D-xylulose-5-phosphate synthase — protein MSTNISQYPTLDLVNTVQALRLLSKNKLPLICNELRNYLLNSVSGSSGHLASGLGVVELTVALHYVYNTPFDNLIWDVGHQAYPHKILTGRREMINTIRQKNGLHPFPFREESEFDVLSVGHSSTSISAGLGMAVTAKYEQKNRRTACIIGDGAMTAGMTFEAMNHTGDLQADILVILNDNDMSISKNVGALNSYLARIISKNKRIKLLDNHCIVRSCLKKELTAETEIDFNGIFFKELGFNYIGPIDGHNVMVLIKVLKNIRNLKGPQLLHIITKKGKGYTPAEKDPIKWHAVPAFNLHTGTLPNDNSKITSYSIIFGNWLCEMAKNDPKLIAITPAMREGSGMHNFSKNYPKQYFDVAIAEQHAVTFAAGIAIGGYKPIVAIYSTFLQRAYDQLIHDVALQKLPVLFAIDRGGIVGEDGATHQGAFDIAFLRCIPGMMIMTPSDENECRHMLFTGYNYHNGPSAVRYPRGNITGTRLEPLKKLPIGKGIIKRNGKKIAILNFGTLLYEAMTVAEILNATLIDMRFVKPLDESLIISLVTNKNVLVTIEEGSVSGGAGSSVNELLAKSKKIVPVLNLGLPDQFIPHGNQREIHIEYQLDATGIHQQIMKWMNKKVFIINKIPGA, from the coding sequence ATGAGTACTAATATTTCTCAATATCCTACATTAGATTTAGTAAATACAGTACAAGCATTACGTTTATTATCAAAAAATAAACTACCCCTGATTTGTAATGAGCTGAGAAACTATCTTCTGAATAGTGTTAGTGGTTCTAGTGGGCATCTTGCTTCTGGTCTAGGAGTAGTGGAATTAACTGTTGCACTTCATTATGTCTATAATACACCTTTTGATAATCTTATTTGGGATGTAGGACATCAAGCTTATCCACATAAAATTCTCACTGGAAGACGAGAAATGATCAATACCATTCGCCAGAAAAATGGATTACATCCTTTCCCGTTTAGAGAAGAGAGTGAATTTGATGTATTGAGTGTAGGACATTCTTCTACTTCGATCAGTGCAGGTTTAGGTATGGCCGTAACTGCAAAATACGAACAAAAGAATCGTCGCACTGCTTGTATTATTGGTGATGGAGCAATGACAGCAGGAATGACATTTGAGGCTATGAATCATACGGGAGATTTACAAGCAGATATACTAGTAATACTCAATGATAATGATATGTCTATATCAAAAAACGTTGGTGCATTAAATAGTTATTTAGCACGTATTATTTCAAAAAATAAACGTATAAAACTGTTGGATAATCATTGCATAGTAAGAAGTTGTCTAAAAAAAGAATTAACCGCAGAAACAGAAATAGATTTTAACGGTATCTTCTTTAAAGAATTAGGGTTTAATTATATTGGACCTATAGATGGTCATAATGTTATGGTATTAATTAAGGTTTTAAAAAATATACGTAATCTAAAAGGTCCTCAATTACTACATATAATTACCAAGAAAGGTAAAGGTTATACTCCAGCAGAAAAAGATCCAATCAAATGGCATGCCGTACCTGCTTTTAACTTACATACAGGTACTTTACCTAACGATAATAGTAAAATTACCAGCTATTCTATTATTTTTGGCAATTGGCTTTGTGAAATGGCTAAAAATGATCCAAAACTAATTGCTATTACACCAGCTATGCGAGAAGGTTCTGGAATGCACAATTTTTCAAAAAATTATCCTAAACAATATTTTGATGTAGCAATTGCTGAACAACATGCTGTTACTTTTGCTGCGGGTATAGCAATTGGTGGTTATAAACCAATAGTAGCAATTTATTCTACTTTTTTGCAACGTGCTTATGATCAACTTATTCATGATGTAGCACTACAAAAATTGCCAGTATTATTTGCTATTGATCGAGGAGGTATTGTAGGAGAGGATGGTGCCACACATCAGGGAGCCTTTGATATTGCATTCTTACGTTGCATACCTGGAATGATGATTATGACTCCTAGTGATGAAAACGAGTGTCGTCATATGCTTTTCACAGGTTATAATTATCATAACGGTCCTAGTGCTGTACGTTATCCTAGGGGAAATATTACGGGAACAAGATTAGAACCATTAAAGAAACTACCTATTGGCAAAGGAATAATAAAGCGCAATGGAAAAAAAATAGCAATCCTTAACTTTGGAACATTACTTTACGAAGCCATGACTGTTGCGGAAATACTAAATGCTACTTTAATTGATATGCGTTTTGTAAAACCACTAGATGAATCACTAATAATTTCGTTAGTTACCAATAAAAATGTATTAGTTACCATAGAAGAAGGATCTGTTTCTGGAGGAGCAGGAAGTAGTGTTAATGAGTTATTAGCTAAATCTAAGAAGATAGTACCAGTTCTCAATTTAGGATTACCAGATCAATTCATTCCTCATGGTAACCAACGAGAGATCCATATAGAATATCAACTAGATGCCACAGGTATTCATCAACAAATTATGAAGTGGATGAATAAAAAGGTTTTTATCATTAATAAAATCCCAGGAGCCTGA
- a CDS encoding Hsp20 family protein has translation MVGTPEYDIRRIDEQNYTLTISVPNWKEKELGIETVWGQLNINGKKEHQNQSNEDGWLYRGINRGDFDLIFSLPGNRSKIRRRFIACLTL, from the coding sequence ATAGTAGGAACTCCAGAGTATGATATCCGTCGTATTGATGAACAAAATTATACTTTAACAATTAGTGTTCCAAATTGGAAAGAAAAGGAATTAGGCATTGAAACTGTATGGGGTCAACTTAATATTAATGGTAAAAAAGAACATCAAAATCAGAGCAATGAAGATGGATGGTTATATCGTGGTATTAATCGGGGCGATTTTGATTTAATATTTTCTCTTCCCGGTAACAGGAGTAAAATTAGAAGAAGGTTTATTGCATGTCTTACTTTGTAA
- a CDS encoding Hsp20 family protein, whose amino-acid sequence MAFRSLSLYPVFNNDALFSDRFNRIDRLFSQLTGDQPVTGTPEYDIRRIDEQNYTLTISVPGWKEKELGIETVGGQLNINGKKEHQNQSKEDGWLYRGINRGDFDLKFSLPENMKVTGAKLEEGLLHVLLCQEIPEHAKPKRINIGDGKNSSVIEHRK is encoded by the coding sequence ATGGCATTCAGATCATTATCACTTTATCCTGTGTTTAATAATGATGCACTGTTTTCTGATCGTTTTAATAGAATAGATCGTTTATTTAGTCAACTGACTGGTGATCAACCAGTTACTGGAACTCCAGAGTATGATATCCGTCGTATTGATGAACAAAATTATACTTTAACGATTAGTGTTCCAGGTTGGAAAGAAAAGGAATTAGGCATTGAAACTGTAGGGGGTCAACTTAATATTAATGGTAAAAAAGAACATCAAAATCAGAGCAAGGAAGATGGATGGTTATATCGTGGTATTAATCGGGGCGATTTTGATTTAAAATTTTCTCTTCCCGAAAATATGAAGGTAACAGGAGCAAAATTAGAGGAAGGTTTATTGCATGTCTTACTTTGTCAGGAGATTCCTGAACATGCAAAACCCAAAAGAATTAATATTGGTGATGGTAAAAATTCATCAGTTATTGAGCATCGTAAATAA
- the sbcB gene encoding exodeoxyribonuclease I, protein MQKITQTNFLFYDYETFGKNTSLDRPAQFASLRTDINFNIIEKPQKFFCKLADDYLPQPEAVMVTGITPQIVQNQGVPEVEFAKRIHSILTKSNTCIIGYNNIHFDDEMTRNIFYRNFYDPYAWTWKNNNSRWDLLNVMRTCYALRPNGIIWPKRENGLPSFRLEHLTKANGITHNKAHDAISDVHATVELAKLVKKKQPNLFDFLFNHRQKQQLRMLIDLPHMQPLVYVSNTISTLQRNTSLVAPICWHPHNFNYLIIIDLTKDVSVLLDIDIKTLRKNIYKSSLFNEIIPTQVINLNKCPILAPANTLRIEDTIRLNIDRQQCIDNLLLLRKSPNIRNKILEIHSQFKPKILSNNVDTQLYKGFFNNFDQVNMKIIHKTEPINLRLLNIQFNDKRLDKLLFRYRARNFPKTLSNKEKKLWFQHKKKIFHPKYIHDFLCELRKLTVKNKNNINKIFLLKELYAYLCKLHPDK, encoded by the coding sequence TTGCAAAAAATAACACAAACAAATTTTCTATTTTATGATTATGAAACTTTTGGTAAAAATACTTCTCTAGATAGACCGGCACAATTTGCTAGTTTACGAACTGACATAAATTTTAATATAATAGAAAAACCACAAAAGTTTTTTTGTAAATTAGCTGATGACTACCTGCCACAACCAGAAGCGGTAATGGTAACGGGGATAACTCCTCAAATAGTACAAAATCAGGGTGTACCAGAAGTAGAATTTGCTAAACGCATACATAGTATTCTAACTAAATCTAATACCTGTATTATTGGTTATAATAATATACATTTTGATGATGAAATGACTCGTAATATTTTTTATCGTAATTTTTATGATCCTTATGCCTGGACTTGGAAAAACAATAATTCTCGTTGGGATTTATTAAATGTAATGCGTACTTGCTATGCTTTACGGCCTAATGGTATTATTTGGCCTAAAAGAGAGAATGGATTACCTAGCTTTAGGTTAGAACACCTAACAAAAGCTAATGGTATTACTCACAACAAAGCACATGATGCTATATCAGATGTCCATGCTACTGTAGAGTTAGCTAAACTAGTGAAAAAAAAGCAGCCTAATTTATTTGATTTTCTCTTTAATCATCGTCAAAAACAACAGTTACGGATGCTTATTGATCTTCCACATATGCAGCCTTTAGTTTATGTTTCTAATACTATTAGTACCCTACAAAGGAATACCAGTTTGGTGGCACCTATATGTTGGCATCCACATAATTTTAACTATCTAATAATCATTGATCTTACTAAAGATGTATCTGTACTACTTGATATTGATATTAAAACCTTGCGTAAAAACATATATAAATCATCATTATTTAATGAAATAATACCTACTCAAGTAATTAACTTAAATAAATGCCCGATATTAGCTCCGGCTAATACTTTACGTATAGAAGATACTATAAGACTAAATATTGATCGTCAACAATGCATTGATAATCTTTTACTATTACGTAAATCACCTAATATAAGAAACAAAATTCTAGAAATACATTCGCAATTTAAACCAAAAATATTATCTAATAATGTTGATACCCAACTGTACAAAGGATTTTTTAATAATTTTGATCAAGTCAATATGAAAATTATTCATAAAACGGAACCTATTAATTTACGATTGCTTAATATACAGTTTAATGATAAGCGCCTGGACAAATTACTATTTCGCTATCGAGCACGCAATTTTCCTAAAACCCTCAGCAATAAAGAAAAAAAACTTTGGTTTCAACATAAAAAAAAGATATTTCACCCTAAATATATACATGATTTCTTATGTGAATTGCGAAAATTAACTGTAAAAAATAAAAACAACATAAACAAAATTTTTCTCTTAAAAGAACTTTACGCTTATTTATGTAAATTACATCCAGATAAATAA
- the mnmA gene encoding tRNA 2-thiouridine(34) synthase MnmA: MKKVIVGMSGGVDSSVSAWLLKQQGYQVEGVFMKNWEEDDTKDFCNSAKDLVDAQLVCDKIGINLKTVNFSAEYWEYVFKIFLDEYKNGQTPNPDILCNKEIKFKVFLNFSQCILKADYIATGHYVRIQTKQGKKYLLRGIDNKKDQSYFLYTLTHKQLEKILFPLGDKKKSEVRNIAVALDLPIANKKDSVGMCFIGKRKFREFLKRYIPINPGVIETIDGKIIGQHEGIMYYTIGQRRGLCIGGIKNNPNSNPWYVVDKDVIYNRLIVTQDSNDSHLMSNGVIAHKIHWIDGRRLTKDIYCSLKTRYQETDTLCKISPINEDTIAVYFNEPIRAVTPGQSAVFYVGEICIGGGIIKNRIP; the protein is encoded by the coding sequence ATGAAAAAAGTCATTGTAGGTATGTCAGGAGGTGTAGATTCTTCTGTATCTGCTTGGTTATTAAAGCAGCAAGGCTATCAAGTAGAAGGTGTATTTATGAAAAACTGGGAAGAGGATGATACTAAAGATTTTTGTAATTCAGCCAAAGATTTAGTCGATGCTCAGTTAGTTTGTGATAAAATAGGTATAAATTTAAAAACAGTAAACTTTTCAGCAGAATATTGGGAATATGTTTTTAAGATATTTCTTGATGAATATAAAAATGGTCAGACTCCTAATCCAGATATTCTATGTAATAAAGAAATTAAATTTAAAGTCTTCTTAAATTTTTCACAATGTATTTTAAAAGCTGATTATATTGCTACTGGTCATTATGTACGTATTCAAACAAAACAAGGTAAAAAATATCTTTTAAGAGGCATAGATAATAAAAAAGATCAGAGCTATTTTTTATATACTCTAACTCATAAACAGTTAGAAAAAATTCTGTTTCCTCTTGGTGATAAAAAAAAATCAGAAGTAAGAAATATAGCAGTAGCATTAGATCTACCTATAGCAAATAAAAAGGATTCTGTAGGTATGTGTTTTATAGGTAAAAGAAAATTTCGAGAATTTTTAAAAAGATATATCCCTATAAATCCCGGCGTCATTGAAACTATTGATGGTAAAATAATTGGCCAACATGAAGGAATTATGTATTATACTATAGGACAAAGAAGAGGATTATGTATCGGAGGAATAAAAAATAATCCCAACAGTAATCCATGGTATGTAGTAGATAAAGATGTAATCTATAATCGTTTAATTGTGACACAAGATTCTAATGATTCGCATTTAATGTCAAATGGGGTGATTGCCCATAAGATTCATTGGATAGATGGTAGACGTCTTACAAAAGATATTTACTGTTCCTTAAAAACTAGATATCAGGAAACAGATACTTTATGTAAGATTAGTCCTATAAATGAAGATACTATAGCAGTATATTTTAATGAACCTATAAGGGCTGTAACTCCTGGACAATCAGCAGTATTTTATGTTGGTGAAATATGTATAGGTGGTGGTATAATTAAAAATCGCATTCCATAA
- the purB gene encoding adenylosuccinate lyase translates to MKLSSLKAISPIDGRYSKKVDSLREIFSEFGLIKFRVEVEIRWLQKLSDTSDINELSKFDTQQNTILENILLNFNEADAEYIKNIELTTNHDVKAIEYFLKAKFADIPKLNTISEFIHFACTSEDINNLAYGLMLKIARNTVILPYWKEIINAIKNIAITNRSIPLLSRTHGQPATPSTIGKEMANVAYRLNRQIQILQDIKILGKFNGTVGNYNAHLSAYPNINWHSLSESFVTSLGIHWNPYTTQIEPHDYIAELFNCISLFNTILIDFNRNIWGHIALNHFTQKINRYEVGSSIMPHKVNPIDFENSEGNLGLANAINQHFCNKLPVSRWQRDLTDSTVLRNLGVSIAYSVIAYQSVIKGISKLEVNQKHLLKELDDNWEVLAEPIQTVMRRYGIPKSYEKLKQLTRGKHVDANIIRDFIDNLELPEEEKVRLNKMTPDNYIGAAIQMVDDLQNSPKDFL, encoded by the coding sequence ATGAAGTTATCTTCCTTAAAGGCTATATCTCCTATTGATGGTAGGTACAGTAAAAAAGTTGATTCATTGCGTGAAATTTTTAGTGAATTTGGTTTAATAAAATTTCGAGTAGAAGTGGAAATTAGATGGTTACAAAAACTTTCTGATACATCTGATATTAATGAATTATCAAAATTTGATACTCAGCAGAATACCATTCTGGAAAATATTTTATTGAATTTTAATGAAGCAGATGCAGAATATATTAAAAATATTGAGCTTACTACTAATCACGATGTTAAGGCTATAGAGTATTTTTTAAAAGCTAAATTTGCAGATATACCTAAACTAAATACTATTTCAGAATTTATTCATTTCGCTTGTACTTCGGAAGATATTAATAATCTTGCATATGGTTTAATGTTAAAAATTGCACGTAATACAGTAATATTGCCATACTGGAAAGAGATAATAAATGCTATAAAAAATATTGCTATAACAAATCGTAGTATTCCATTACTTTCCAGAACTCATGGTCAGCCGGCTACCCCTTCTACTATAGGTAAAGAAATGGCTAATGTAGCATATCGTCTGAACAGACAAATCCAAATATTACAAGATATTAAAATACTAGGAAAATTTAATGGAACTGTAGGAAATTATAATGCTCATTTATCCGCTTATCCTAATATCAATTGGCACAGTTTAAGTGAATCTTTTGTTACATCATTAGGAATACATTGGAATCCTTATACTACTCAAATAGAACCTCATGATTATATAGCTGAGTTATTTAATTGCATATCACTTTTTAATACTATACTAATAGATTTTAATCGTAATATTTGGGGACATATAGCCCTTAATCATTTTACACAAAAAATAAATAGATATGAAGTGGGTTCTTCTATTATGCCACACAAAGTTAATCCGATTGACTTTGAGAATTCTGAGGGTAACTTAGGTTTAGCAAATGCTATTAACCAGCATTTTTGTAATAAACTACCTGTTTCTAGGTGGCAGAGAGATTTAACCGACTCTACTGTTCTTCGTAATTTAGGTGTAAGTATTGCTTATTCAGTTATAGCTTATCAAAGTGTTATAAAAGGTATTTCTAAGTTAGAGGTCAATCAAAAACATTTACTAAAAGAACTAGATGATAATTGGGAAGTATTGGCAGAACCTATACAAACTGTAATGCGGCGATACGGAATCCCTAAATCTTATGAAAAATTAAAACAGCTCACTCGTGGTAAACATGTAGATGCTAATATTATTCGAGATTTTATAGATAATTTAGAATTGCCAGAAGAAGAAAAAGTACGTCTAAATAAAATGACTCCGGATAACTATATAGGTGCTGCTATTCAAATGGTAGATGATTTACAAAATAGTCCTAAAGATTTTTTATAA